The following nucleotide sequence is from Borrelia coriaceae.
TTTGGCACTGTTGATGATATTAAAAGATTAGTTGAGCAAACCTTATTAGATGAGCTTTTTGTAAATAGATTTTATGAGTTAAAGACCGCTGGGACAAATGATTTTATATCATTTAATAAATTTGATGCACAATTTAAATCAGATGATAGTTATGTTTTGATGAATGAGATTTCTTTCAAGATTAATCCAGAACATTTCAGAGAAACTATTGAAGGTTTTTTTTATGAAATTGAGAGAATAAAGAGATTTGGTTTTACAAAGGGGGAAATCGATAAAGTCAAGTCTAAGATTATAAGTTCTGCTAAGATAGGTAAGGATAATATTGGTAAGCGATCTTCATCTAGTATTGTAGATAATTTAGTAGATGTTGTATCTAAGGGTGCTTGGATGTTCGATATGAATGAGTATTTTGATATTATTCTTGATCATATAAATAAAATTAGTTTAAACAAAATATCAGAGCTTTCCAAAAAAGAAGCATCCATAGATGATATGTCTGTTATTTATCTTTATTCTGAAAAGTCTCATCCGAATTTAACTTTTGAAAAGATGATAGAATTACGTGATCTTGCTTTAAAGAGAGAAATGAAACCTTATGAAGGTGTATTAATTCAAGATGAGTTTTTTAAAGAGTCTTTGGAAAGTAAAGCTATTATTGATGAGAAAGAATTATTTAATGGAATTTCATGCTTTATGTTAGAGAATGGGGTTGAAGTTTACTTTAAGCATAATGAACATAAGCAAAATTTAGTCAGTTTTAGTGCATCTTCTTGGGGTGGTTTGTTAAGTGAGAATGCTGAACTTATACCCGTTTTATCTTTGGCACCAAGAATAATTTCTAATTCAGGGTATGGAGCTTATTCTAAGCTTCAAGTTGAAAAATATTTGTCAGACAAGGTTGTAAGTTTAATCCCAACAGTTGGAGATCAAATGTCCAGTATTAATGGTAGTTCTGAGACTAAGGATCTTGAAACTCTTTTTAAGCTTATATATTTTACATTCAATGATCCAAAAGTAGATGATGTTGTTTTACAAAATATTATTGATGATGTAAAAGCAGGAATTAAGAGTAGAGAAAATAATGCTAAACATCTTTTTTATAGTGCTATTGATCGATTTTGTAATAATGATGATTATCGTTTAAGAGAAATCGAAGAATCTGATTTGAAAAATATTTCAAAAGATGTTCTTTTGGATTTTTATAAAAAGAGATTTACTTATGCAGATAACTTCAAATTTGTATTTGTAGGAGATGTTGATTTAGAGACTATAAAAAATCTTTCAAGTAAGTATTTAGGTAATTTAAAGTCCAAAAGATTAGATGAGTTTAGAGATTTGGATTATTCTTATAGCAAGAGTACAGATAGAGTAGTTATAAGAAAAGGGGAAGCTTCAAGTAGTACTGTGTCTATTTTGTATCCTTTTAAGTTTAGTTATACACCTGAGGATGTTTTGAATTATGAGGCTTTAGCATCATTATTGACTGACGATCTTATTAAAACTGTTAGAAGAGAGATGTCTAGTGTTTATTCAATAGGAGCATCTTTTGATTCTTTATTTAGAAAATATTCTAATTCAGATGGTTTGATGAATATTTATTTTACTGTTGAACCTAAGGTGTTAGATGATGTATTGAAGGCTGTTAATAAATATATTCTAGAAAAGCAAAAGTCAGATTTTCTAGATAAAGATTTTGATTATGTTAAGAAGAATATTATTAAAAATAATAATATTCTTGCGGAATCTAATGGGTATTGGCTTTCAAATATATTATATTCGGTGCTTTGGTATGGGGACTTAAGAGATACTTTCAGTGATAAATTTATTGAAGCTAGTTTAAGTAAGGATGTAATAAATAGATTGTCTAAGAAAATTGATTTTAAA
It contains:
- a CDS encoding M16 family metallopeptidase — its product is MKYKCVDNIVVLKFVFLSLVFLFLSCSSSKLKVDKNLVSGHLENGLKYYIYGNQIPSKAVHMGILFNVGSLNEDENERGLAHYLEHMAFKGTKDYPGSESIIEVFKKFGIKFGADINAYTSFDQTYYHLDLTDGGNESEIDEALNVLRNWAFQIEFDEVEINKERNVILEEKKRRENYAGRLNEKMFGVLFKNSKYAVRFPIGLEERIMSFKSEDFKKFYKKWYRPDLISIIIVGDIAPDEVEKKVRERFSSLEKPVTGPEKVKINLDTTIDEKFVSIEDIETPLPSMNFVVKKKLETVFGTVDDIKRLVEQTLLDELFVNRFYELKTAGTNDFISFNKFDAQFKSDDSYVLMNEISFKINPEHFRETIEGFFYEIERIKRFGFTKGEIDKVKSKIISSAKIGKDNIGKRSSSSIVDNLVDVVSKGAWMFDMNEYFDIILDHINKISLNKISELSKKEASIDDMSVIYLYSEKSHPNLTFEKMIELRDLALKREMKPYEGVLIQDEFFKESLESKAIIDEKELFNGISCFMLENGVEVYFKHNEHKQNLVSFSASSWGGLLSENAELIPVLSLAPRIISNSGYGAYSKLQVEKYLSDKVVSLIPTVGDQMSSINGSSETKDLETLFKLIYFTFNDPKVDDVVLQNIIDDVKAGIKSRENNAKHLFYSAIDRFCNNDDYRLREIEESDLKNISKDVLLDFYKKRFTYADNFKFVFVGDVDLETIKNLSSKYLGNLKSKRLDEFRDLDYSYSKSTDRVVIRKGEASSSTVSILYPFKFSYTPEDVLNYEALASLLTDDLIKTVRREMSSVYSIGASFDSLFRKYSNSDGLMNIYFTVEPKVLDDVLKAVNKYILEKQKSDFLDKDFDYVKKNIIKNNNILAESNGYWLSNILYSVLWYGDLRDTFSDKFIEASLSKDVINRLSKKIDFKHGVEIVLIPEKGN